The Lysobacter enzymogenes DNA segment TTCCGCATTGCCGGCCTTGGCCGAGCGGTACTGATACGAATCGCGCGAGGGCCAGTTGCCGGCGCTCACGTACAGATCCGCGTTGCCGCTGCCGCCGGCGGTGTCGATACGCAGTTGGCTAACGCCGGCCGGCAGGTACAGATAGAAGTAGGCGTAGTTGCCCACCGTGGCCGCCGCATTGCTGCGCGAACAATTGCGTCCGAGCGTACGAGCGTCGCTGCCGCTGCACTCGGGCAGGCCGGGTTCGCTGACCGTGATCGAGCGCGTCGCCGTCGCGGTCGCGCCGCGGTCGTCGGTGACGGTCAGGCTCACCGTGTAGCTGCCGCCGGCCGCGTAAGTCTTGCTCGGGTTCGCCGCGGTCGAGCCGGTGCCATCGCCGAAGTTCCAGCTGCGCGCGACGATGCGGCCGTCGCTGTCGCTGGAGGTGTCGCTGAAGTTCACGCTCAGTCCGCTCGCGGCGACGCTGAAGTTCGCCGTCGGCGGCTGGTTCGGGGTGCCGCCGCAACCGCTGCCGGCCGGGTCGGCCACGCACGGCAGCCAGGCCTTGAACGCGGCGTCGTTGCTCTGGCCGATGCCGGCCATGTAGGTCGCGTACCCGGTGTAGTCGCCCGGACGGAACTTGGCCAGGATCGCGTTCACCTGCGTGCGCCGCTGTTCGAACATGAAGCGCACCGCCAGGTAGCCCCAGCGATAGACCCGGTTGGTGCCGCTGTCGTAGTCGTTGGCGTAGACCGTGCTCAGCGCATAGGTGCCGCGCGCGGCCTCGGCGATGGCGCCGTCGTTGGCGACCTCGCGATACTGGTAGGACAGGTACTCGGCGAAGCCTTCCACCCACCACACGGTCTTCTGCCGCATCGCCGCCTGGAAGTCGCCCCACATGTTGAAGCGGCCGTCGAGGTAGTGGACGTACTCGTGGGTCAGGTTCCAGATCTCGAAGTTCGGGCGCAGCCATTCGGCCTCGTAGGCGATGAAGCGCGCCTGGTTGCCCGGCGCCGACGGATCGCCTTCCAGGTACATGCCGCCGTTGTTGGTGTCGATGCCGAAGATCGCGCCGGCGTAGATGCCGTAATCGTCGCTGCTGTCGAACACCGCCATTTCCAGGCTGGCGTTGTTGTCGCCGGCCACCGGCACGCCGCCGGTGGCGAGTTCGCGATGGAAGTAGGCTTCCTGGCCGGCGACGGTGGCGCAGGCGCCGGCGAGTTCCGAGGCGCTCATCTGCTGCGCGCGCAGGGTCAACGTAGCGCTGCAGGTGTGGCGGATCGGCAGCGCCGCCGCTTCCAGCCGCGCCGCGAAATCGCACTGGCCGTAGTAGGCGCAGTTGCCGGCGTCGTAGTACTGCGCCATCTCGCCGATGCCGACCCACAGCCGCGCGGTCGCGCCGGTGATCGCGCTGCGATCGATCAACGCCTTGGCGCGCGAACGCGCCAGGGTCTTGAGCGCGCCGTCGTACTGCAGGAAGCGCGCCATCTCGCGCCCGGCGTTGGACACCAGGTAAGCGCGATCGCCGCCGAGCAGGGCGAAGTTGCGGTTGGCGAAGTTGTACAGCGTGTCGACGATGGAAGTGTCGGACTGCACCAAGGCGCGGAAGGCCGCGTCCTGGTGTCCGCGGAAGGTCACCGTGTAGGCGTTGTTGACCGCGACCTTCATCCAGTAGAACGCGTCGAAGCGGCTGTCGTAGGCGTCGAGCAGGCGTTTGACCACGTACAGGTAGCGCGCGTTCTCGGTGGCGCTGTCGATCAAGGTGACGTACTCGGCGAGGATCTCGCCGTGGGCGTCGTCGACGCGGCCGAAGTTGGCGTTGGCGGCGAACGCGTCCAGCGCCGGACGGATCGCGTTGCGCAGGTTCGCGCCGTAGCTGCCGACCGCGCTGTCGTAGTACTGCACGTAGTAGCCGGCGCGCAGGAACAGCACCAATTGCAGGGTGCCGGCGTTGTTGGTGCCGTCGTAGGCGCGCGCCGAGGCGGCGAAGGCGTCGGCGACGCTGACCATCTGCGCCTCGCGGAAGGTCGCATAAGCCTGGCTGCCGCTGAGGCCGAACAGTTGGTTGATGCAGTCCGGCGCCGCCGCGCGCACCGCCGAGGCCAATGCCGCGCCGCTGAGCGCGCCGAAGCTGGCCGGATCGCAGGCGGCGGCCTTGGCCGAACGCGCGGCGGCCAGCAGCGAGGGACGCTTGAGCGGATCGCGGCGCAGCGCCGCGCCGTCGTAGGCGCTGTCGGCGCGTTCGGGCAACAGCGGTTGCTGCGGCGCGCGTTGCGCCGGCGCCAGCGAACGCGGCTGGCGATGTTCGCCGAACAACTGCCGCTCGGTGGCCGGTTGCTTGCGCGTGCCGCCGGCGGCGACGCGCGACGCCGCGAACGACGCCGCGCGGTCCGAACCGGGCCGGGATGCGGACGCGGCGGCGGACGCGGCGCCCGCCATAGCCAGGCGCGGCGCAACCGATGCGGCGGGAGGATGGTCGGGCGGGGATTGCAGCGCGGACGGCAGGGCGAAGCTGGCGAATACCGCCAGCGCGGCCGTGCCGGCCAGAAGGGCCCGCAGCGGGCCCGGACGGAACACGAAGGACATCGCGAATCTCCTCGAAGGAAGGACGGCCACGGCGGTCGCGCAGGGCGCGGGCCGGCGAGCGGGGCTCGCGCGGCGGCCGGGGACGAATCGGACGACGGCGGTACACAACGGCGATGCGGTGGGCGGCGATTCCGGAAAACGGGCGCGGGCGGCCGCCGCGCGGGACGCGCAGTCCCGTGGCGGCCGCGTCGCCGCGGCCGGCCCGTCTGCGCTGCTCGATTGCTGTCCCGGCCGCCCGGCCGCGTCGCGCCGGCCCACGCCGGCACGGCCGACCCAAGGCCGAACCCGGCATGCGCTGCTTCGACGACGGCCGCCCCTGACGGTTGCGGGCGCCCCGATCGGCCGCGGCCTGCGTGCGGCGATGCGCACGGTTTCAATGGCTGCTGATCGGTATACCGTATACGATATGTGTGGAATCTGTGGCGATTCCGTGACTGCGTTCGTGGCTCGGCATGCCTTCGTTGCCGTTCATCGGCAATGTGTCGGACGTACGCATGACCCATGGACCGCGCTTCTGCGAAGCCCATCCCACTAAAGTACTAAGCGTCCCGCCCGCACTCGCTGCGCAGACGCGATCCCTGCCACATTTCGCACGCAGCCCTTGGATAGACTGGCCGCATGAGCATCCTGCCCCGTTCGCTGTCCGACCAAGCCTTCGAAGTGGTACGCGAACGGATCCTGTCGACCCAGATCCCGCCGTTGGCGCCGATCCGCCAGGAGCTGCTGGCCGAGGAACTGGGCATCAGCAAGATCCCGCTGCGCGAGGCCCTGAGCCGGCTGGAGGAACAGGGCCTGCTGTCCTCGCACCCGAACCGCGGCTTTTTCGTGCCGCCGCTGAGCTCGACCGAGGCCGAGGAAGTGTTCGCGCTGCGCCTGAAGATCGAGCCCGAAGCCGCCGCCCAGGCCTGCCTGGTCGCCTGCGAGGCCGGCCAGGAGGCCGCGCGCGCCGCGTTCGAGGCCTGGGAGCGCTCCGACCACGCCGACCCCAATGCCAGCGTGCGCTGCAACCGCGCCTTCCACCTGGCCCTGGTGACCCCTGGCGGGCGCCAGATCACCGCGCAACTGGTCGAGCGCCTGCAAGTGCTGGCCGAGCGCTACGTGCGCAAGCACCTGGAACCGGCCGGACGCGAAGCGCGCGCGGCCAACGAACACCTGGGCATCCTGCAGTCCTGGCTGCAGCGCGACGCCGCCCGGGTCGACCAACTGCTGTCGACCCACATCCTGAGCACCTTGCACGACCTGCGCGCGCAACTCGAACAGATCCCGCAGACCGGCCCGATGCTCCCCGATTTCCGCCGCGCCCCACGCCGCCGCCGCGAACCGGCCTGAGCGGACGGGCTTGAGCGAATCGACTTGAGTGCGTTGGCTTGAGCGAACTGGCTTAAGCGGACCAGAGAACGCGACAGGCCCGCGAACGCGCAAGCGCGACAAAGTCAAAATGGATTCCGGCTTTCGCCGGAATGACGGCAGGTGGGGACGTCCTCTCCCTGTCCGTCATTCCGGCGAAAGCCGGAATCCATTTTGATCTTGCCGTTGCCGTTGCCATTGCCGTTGCTGCGCTTTGCTCTTGGCTTGGACGCAACCTCGCACGAAGCCCATGTTCCGCAGCCCCGGAGGGCGTGCGCATGGATGCGCACGCGCGCCATGGGGCATGGATGCCCCTTATGGCGCGGCCCCGCGCCCCTGTCGAGCCATAGTGGCTCTTGATCCGAAAAAACAAGGCCTTTTCTTTGGTTACTTTCTTTGTGGCTTCAGACAAAGAAAGTGACCCGGCCGCTTGCGGACGGAAGCTCTGGATGTTCGCTTGTCGTCACCCGTACGCACACGCAAAGGCAAACCCTCCGCGGAATGCCCCCTGTAGGAGCGGCGCAAGCCGCGACCGCGCTATCGTGACGATTGCGAAAGCTTCGGCGTAGTTGCGTTGCCTCGGTCGCGGCTCGCGCCGCTCCTACAGTCGGATACGCAACCCCACGCCCGTCATTCCGGCGAAAGCCGGAATCCATTTTGATGTGTTGCTTGCGTTCTTATCGATGTGTCGTGCGACGACAAGCCACCATCAAAAGCTTTCGTCCGCAAGCGGCCGAGCTACTTTCTTTTGTCAGCGCGACAAAAGAAAGTAGCCAAAGAAAAACGCTTGTTTAAGGTCAAAAGACACTAAGTCCAGCACCCGGCGCGGGGCCGCGCCATAAGGGACATCCTGTCCCATGGCGCGCGCGCGCATCCATGCGCGCGCCCTTCGGGGCTGCGGAACTGCGGCCTCGTGCGAGGTTGCGTCCAAGCCGAGAGCAACAGCGAAAGCGAAAGCAATGGCCACGGTCGCGCCTCTCGCCGCTCCTACAATCGGGCACGCAACTTCGCCGCCCCCAAAGCGGCAAGCCCCCTCACACCGTCCCGCGATTCTTCCCAATGAACGGCCGGCAATACTCACGAATCCGAAGCATGTCCGCGTCCATGTCCTCGCCCAGATGGAACGCCGGCCCGATCCCGATGACCTTGTCGGGATAATGGAAATACGCCAGCACCACCGGCACATCGGCGTTCTTGGCGATTTTCCAGAACCCCGCCTTCCACTTCTCCACCCGCTTGCGCGTGCCTTCCGGCGCGATGCCGAGCCAGAACTTCTCCGCGCCCTTGATCATCGCCACCGCCTGGTCGATCACCCCGTGGGCGGCGTTGCGGTTGATCGGGATCACCCCGAAGCGGCGCAGCATGAAGCCCACCACCGGCACCTTGAACAGCGATTCCTTGGCGATGATGTTGACGTTCAGGCCCATCGCCGCCTTGGCCGCGAACGCCCACACCCCGTCCCAGTTGGACGAGTGCGGGATGCCGATCAGCACCGCGCGCGGGATGTCGGGGAACTGGCCGACCATGCGCCAGCCGCCCAGGCGCAGGATCGCGCGGCCGAGCCAGCGCGCCAGCCGGCTCGGCTTGACCCGCGGCACGTTGGGCGGCAACGGCAGCACCACCGAGCCGTCGGGCGCGCCCGGCGGATGCTGGAGTTTGGACGCGCCGTGCGGCGTGCCGTCGGTGTGGGTGTCGGGTTCGGCTGACATGCAGTCTCCGTGGGCTCGCGGGTCAATCCCACTCGCGCTGCGAGCGCGCGCGCTTGGTCTGGCTGCGGTCGCGCTTGGCGCCGAGACGGCGCTCCTTGGCGGCGCGGCTGGGCTTGGTGGCCACGCGCGGCTTGGGCGCGCGCAGGCCGCTGTCGACGAACGCGGCCAGGCGCTCGCGCGCGTCCTCGCGGTTGCGTTCCTGGGTGCGGAAGCGCTGGGCGCTGATCACCAGCACGCCGTCGTTGGTCACCCGCCGGTCGCGCTTGGCCAGCAGGCGCTCGCGCACGGCCTCGGGCAACGACGGCGACTGGGCGACGTCGAAGCGCAATTCCACCGCGGTGGCGACCTTGTTGACGTTCTGCCCGCCCGGACCGGTCGAGCGCACGAAGCGTTCGACCAGTTCCGTCTCGGGAATGGTGATGGTCATGGGTTCCTCCCCTGGCGATTGTAGTCGGCGTCGGCCGTTCGTCCATGACAGGCCGTCGACAGCGTCCGTCGCCCGGCGCTGCGCGCGGATTGGGCGACGTTGCCGGCGCGATGGCGCCATCTCGTCCCCGGGCCCTGCCCGCGTCGTTGACTCGGCCGGCGCCGCGGGGGGACCATGGCGATCCACACCCGATGTGTGCGACCCCCTCGATGCGATCCAAGGAGGACCCCGCATGAAGCGCCCATCCCGTCCGTTCGCCCCGCGCCGCTTCGCCGCGCCGGCCGTGCGTTTGTTCGCCCTGGCGGTGCTGGCCGCCGCCGCGCCCGTCGCCGGCGCCCAGGTCGATCAGCGCTACGACCCGGCCAACGTCAACAGCCGGGTCAACAATCCGGTGTTCCAGCGGCAGATGCGCCAGTCGGCGCAGTCGGTCGCCGAAAGCCTGGTCGGCCGCTCGGCCAACGCCACCGACCAGCGCATCCTCGGCCAGTTCGACCAGGTCCAGACCCAGGCCCTGAACCAGATGCAGAACGCCCTGGACCGCATGCCGCAGCCCGACCCGCGCTACGGCCAGCCCGGCGA contains these protein-coding regions:
- a CDS encoding collagenase, whose translation is MSFVFRPGPLRALLAGTAALAVFASFALPSALQSPPDHPPAASVAPRLAMAGAASAAASASRPGSDRAASFAASRVAAGGTRKQPATERQLFGEHRQPRSLAPAQRAPQQPLLPERADSAYDGAALRRDPLKRPSLLAAARSAKAAACDPASFGALSGAALASAVRAAAPDCINQLFGLSGSQAYATFREAQMVSVADAFAASARAYDGTNNAGTLQLVLFLRAGYYVQYYDSAVGSYGANLRNAIRPALDAFAANANFGRVDDAHGEILAEYVTLIDSATENARYLYVVKRLLDAYDSRFDAFYWMKVAVNNAYTVTFRGHQDAAFRALVQSDTSIVDTLYNFANRNFALLGGDRAYLVSNAGREMARFLQYDGALKTLARSRAKALIDRSAITGATARLWVGIGEMAQYYDAGNCAYYGQCDFAARLEAAALPIRHTCSATLTLRAQQMSASELAGACATVAGQEAYFHRELATGGVPVAGDNNASLEMAVFDSSDDYGIYAGAIFGIDTNNGGMYLEGDPSAPGNQARFIAYEAEWLRPNFEIWNLTHEYVHYLDGRFNMWGDFQAAMRQKTVWWVEGFAEYLSYQYREVANDGAIAEAARGTYALSTVYANDYDSGTNRVYRWGYLAVRFMFEQRRTQVNAILAKFRPGDYTGYATYMAGIGQSNDAAFKAWLPCVADPAGSGCGGTPNQPPTANFSVAASGLSVNFSDTSSDSDGRIVARSWNFGDGTGSTAANPSKTYAAGGSYTVSLTVTDDRGATATATRSITVSEPGLPECSGSDARTLGRNCSRSNAAATVGNYAYFYLYLPAGVSQLRIDTAGGSGNADLYVSAGNWPSRDSYQYRSAKAGNAESVTIANPPAGYVYVAVHAASAFSGVKVSARY
- a CDS encoding GntR family transcriptional regulator produces the protein MSILPRSLSDQAFEVVRERILSTQIPPLAPIRQELLAEELGISKIPLREALSRLEEQGLLSSHPNRGFFVPPLSSTEAEEVFALRLKIEPEAAAQACLVACEAGQEAARAAFEAWERSDHADPNASVRCNRAFHLALVTPGGRQITAQLVERLQVLAERYVRKHLEPAGREARAANEHLGILQSWLQRDAARVDQLLSTHILSTLHDLRAQLEQIPQTGPMLPDFRRAPRRRREPA
- a CDS encoding 1-acyl-sn-glycerol-3-phosphate acyltransferase gives rise to the protein MSAEPDTHTDGTPHGASKLQHPPGAPDGSVVLPLPPNVPRVKPSRLARWLGRAILRLGGWRMVGQFPDIPRAVLIGIPHSSNWDGVWAFAAKAAMGLNVNIIAKESLFKVPVVGFMLRRFGVIPINRNAAHGVIDQAVAMIKGAEKFWLGIAPEGTRKRVEKWKAGFWKIAKNADVPVVLAYFHYPDKVIGIGPAFHLGEDMDADMLRIREYCRPFIGKNRGTV
- the arfB gene encoding alternative ribosome rescue aminoacyl-tRNA hydrolase ArfB translates to MTITIPETELVERFVRSTGPGGQNVNKVATAVELRFDVAQSPSLPEAVRERLLAKRDRRVTNDGVLVISAQRFRTQERNREDARERLAAFVDSGLRAPKPRVATKPSRAAKERRLGAKRDRSQTKRARSQREWD